From the genome of Pelosinus fermentans DSM 17108:
CATCACGAATCGCTTCGGGGTCTAATGCTCCTAAATCTCTATGGGTCATAGTATGAGACCCGAAAGACATGCCGCCTTGAGACATTTCTACAATATTTTCAGGACTAAGCCGGTCTTGGGTCCACAGCATATCAGTAATCACAAAAAAACTCCCAACCATGCCATGTTTTCGCAGTATCGGATACGCATGTTCAAAATTATCCAAATACCCATCATCAAAAGTGATTAAAACGGGTCTCTCTGGCATTTCTACATTGCGATCATCCAAAAAATTCTGGAATTGTTCTAAGGAGATACTATAATAGCCTCTCTCTTGCAAACTGTCTAAATCACTAGAAAACCTCTCTGGAGTAACCGTAAGGGCATCTGTGGTATATCCCACACGATGATATACTAAAACAGGAATGTTCCGATTCCCCGACCCGCTGCTGGTAGGAGCCTGAAACAGCAATTGGGAACCACTGACAGCAACAATAGCACTAATACATCCTTTGATAAATCTACGCCGCGATATCATGCAATGACCTCTCTTCACTGTAAGAACACTTCATTATCGAATAATACTGTATACACACTTCTCATCATTATTGTAACACTATTTGCCTGCTTTGCACTTGTTTTTTTATTACATTTTTATTATATTTTTATTATATTTTCATATGTTTTGATTAGACTTTGATATTTTTTCTTTATTGCTTGTCTAAACGATAATAGGACCAAACACAATGCAGACCTCTTACAGTCCCACCACACTGACAATTCTCATGACCACATATCCGGGAGCAAACCGTATCGACTCCCGATCGGCTAACGCGCTCTGAAACCTGCTTGACTGGAAGAGCCGGCTGTCCAGCCTTTACTCGATATCCGACCTTATTCTCACCGATCTTACAAAACCAATTCCAAAGTTTCAAAGCTGTCACCCTCTTTTATCTCTTTTGCTTCTTATTATAAACGATTCATTTACTTTTGTACTATGATCTGTATCACAAAATAAGAAAAACCCTTCGTGTCCTTTGCATTTCTTCGCGATCTTCGCGGTTCACGGCGTTTTTCCTAACGCTCTGTGGTTAAAATCTATAGTATAATGATGATATAACCAATCTTTTTTTGTAAAGGGGAGGAACATCATGGAGCAAATGGATAAACATCGACGAGAAGACTTCGTTCAGGAATTATTCGGCAGCATCGCAAAACGCTATGATTTGCTCAATGCAGTCTTCACCTTAAACCAAGATTCCTACTGGCGCAGCTTCGCTGCTGATAAAGCAACTATAAAAATAGGGCAGTCCATCCTTGATGTATGCTGCGGCACAGGAAAACTTTCCATTGCATTAGCAGAAAAAGCAGGGCTTCAAGGACAAATTATCGGTCTTGACTTCTCTGAAAATATGCTGCTGCAAGCCAAAGAAAATATAAAGAAGACGCCCTATTCCCAACGGATAACACTCATGCAGAGCAATGCCTTAGATTTACCCTTTCCAGATCATACCTTTGACTGTACAACCATCGGCTTTGGCTTGCGAAACGTCGCAGATATACCAAGAACCCTGTCAGAAATGTACCGGGTAACAAAGTCCGGCGGTACCGTATTATCCGTAGAGTTATCCAAACCTAGCGCACCCATTCTAAAACAGCTTTATTTCCTGTACTTTGAACACCTGCTCCCTCTAATCGGCAATCTGGGGTTTCATAAAAACAAGCCTTACTATAATCTGCCCGCCTCCCTCAGAACCCTCCCTGAGCACTCTGTGATTCAAAATATCTTCCTACAAGTCGGTCTGGAGCAAGTTACTTCTTATCAATTAACAGGCGGTATCGCTGCGGTGCATCTAGGAATAAAATGAAGCTTGGCTATAATTTATAGCCAAGCTTCATTTACAGCCCGTCGATCAAGTGATGTCCAGCTATTGGCCCGTAAATCGGCAGGAGCAATATGACTAGTTGTTGGCCGAATGCATCTAAGTCTTTATTTTCTTTTATTTACTCTACAAATATGGGCAAATTCTCCTGTTGTAAAATAATTTTGAGGATTTTCGTATAACATATCTAAACACCTCTTGACCGTCCGGTTACGGTATACCTTATTGTAGAATATATGACAGGCTAAGGCAAGAAAAGGAGACAGGTATGCTCAAACTTTTTAAATTCTTAAAACCATACCAAATTTCAGTCGCCACAGTGCTTCTATTTACCTTTATAGAAACATTGGGTACATTGTATGTTCCAACCCTTACGGCTGATATTGTAAATAACGGTGTGACCCAGGGAAATATACCGTATATTATCAAGACCGGGGTATTCATGTTATTGGTTGCAATATTTACAGCAGGCACGGCAGTGTTAAATTCCCGACTGTCAGCCAATATTTCCTCCGGGTTTGCACGAGACATTCGGAAAGCATTATTTATGAAGGCACAGGCGCTTTCAATTAACGACTTTCATAAAATCGGCACAGCCTCAATGATTACCCGAACCACCAGTGATGTGACCTTAATCGGACAGACAACCGTTATGCTGATGCAAATGCTGCTTCCAGCGCCGGTAATGGCGGTTGCAGGACTATTTCTGGCTTTTTCAAAGGATAAGGGCATCGCCTTGATCATCGTAGCAACCATGCTTATTTTCTTGCTGATTGCTGCATTACTGGGGAAAAAAATCATCCCTCTGTTTAAGTTTATTCAGATCAAAATGGATAACATCACCCGTATCCTGAGGGAAATCATTATCGGTGTCCGTGTCATTCGTGCCTTTAATCGTGAGAACCACGAGAAAAACAAGATTGACACCGCAGTTACCGATTATGCCGCCAATTCGATCCGCATCAATAAGATGATTGCAACCTTGCTCCCTGTGGTCATGCTGGTGATTAACATGGGAATCATCAGTATTCTGTGGCTGGGCGGAAGAAGAGTGGCGGACGGGCAGATGCAGGTTGGCGATATTATGGCTTTAATTGAATACTGCTCCTTAATTCTGTTTTTCCTCATTATGGGAACGATGATGTTTATGTACATTCCGCGGGCCCAGGCATGTGCCGAACGAATCGATGAGGTTTTGAGCATGACGCCTGAAATTACAGATAAAAGCTCTAATTCACATCCCAGAGGCGACTATGCCCATATTGAATTTCGCAATGTAAGCTTTCGGTATTCCAATGCGGCGGAACCGATTTTGAGCAATCTAAGCTTTGAATCAAAATCTGGTGAGGTAACTGCAATCATAGGCGGAACCGGTTCAGGCAAATCCACTATTGCAAACCTGATTCCACGTTTTTTTGAGATCGAAAGTGGCAGTATTCTAATTAACGGAACGAACATACGCAATTTTTCCCAAAAAGAACTTCGGGATAAAATTGGCTTTGTTCCACAAAAAGCATTTCTTTTCAGCGGAACCATTGCAGACAACATCCGGGATGGAAAGGCTAACGCGACACAGGCAGAAATTGAACAGGCCGCACAAATCGCACAGGCGGATGGCTTTATCCGTGAATTGAAAAATGGATATCAGGCCTATGTTGCACAAGGCGGAAACAATCTGTCCGGGGGACAGAAACAACGCCTGACGATTGCCCGTGCTTTGATCCGCAAACCTGAAATCTATATTTTTGATGACAGCTTTTCTGCGTTGGATCTTAAGACGGATGCCATGCTGCGCAGAGCATTGAAAAAGGAAATTGGACGCGCTACTGTTATTATGGTAGCACAGCGCATCAGCACCATTATGGAAGCCGACCGCATTCTCGTGCTGGAGGATGGAATCATCACAGGAACCGGCCAGCATCAAGAACTGATGCAGAATTGTCAAGTCTACCGCCAGATTGCCGCTTCTCAACTCAGCGAAGCGGAATTGGCTTCATCATAACGGAGGATACTATGGAAAATTCTACTAATCAACTCATAGAATCAACAGATAACACTTTTGATGATGCAATTGAAAGAGCCAAAAATGTAAAGGCAGCAACGATTCGCTTAATTAAGCTGCTTGCAAGGCAGAGAGGAAAGCTCTTGCTGATCTTGCTTTCCGTACTGATCAGCGCCGCTCTGTCGATTGCGGCTCCTTTGGTAATGGGAAAGGCTGTGGACCAGCTATACGAAGGAATCAAGTCAGCTGCTGCAGCAGAAACAGCATTTCAGGTCAGTATTAATACAATGGGCGGTACCATCGGCATTCTGCTGCTTATTTATCTAGCCACTTCGTTATTTAATTATTTTGAGGAATATATAATGGCCAGCGTGTCGCAGCAGCTAACGCTCAGTATGCGCAAGGAATTAAGCGGCAAACTTAACCGCCTGCCGCTCAAGTATTTCGATTCTCACTCGAAGGGAGATCTATTAAGCCGTGTCACCAATGATATTGAGCGAATTGCAGACAGCTTGCAGGAGGGACTGATAAAATTTATTACCTCAGTCGTTACTATTTTTGCCTCCCTTATCATTATGACGTTTATCAGCCCGATCCTTACCAGCATTGTCATTACAACACTGGGACTCTCCCTATTTGTAACCACAAGGTTCTCACATAAAATAGAGGGATATTTTGCTGATAACCAAAAAAACCTTGGTGAACTCAACGGCAAAATTGAGGAAATATATACAGGCCAGCTTATCATTAAAGCCTTCAGCAAGGAGTCGGATACACTAAAAGCCTTTCAGGCTGCCAATGAAAAGCTGTATGATGCCAACAGAAAGGCACAGTTTTCCGTCTATGCCATTGATCCCCTGATCCGCTTCTTAGGCCGAATCGGCTATGTAATCATTGCAGTAGTCAGCGGCATCTTTGCCGTCCAGGGAACAATGTCGCTGGGCAATATACTGGCCTTTCTACGGTATGTGGGCAACTGCTCGGAGCCGATGACCGAAATTTCCTATATCCTGAATATGCTGCAATCCGCCGTGGCGTCGGCAGAGCGTATATTTGAGGTTATGGATGAAGAAGAAGAAAGACCGGAGCAAGTTCTTGACGAGCCGCTGAAAAGCCCGAAGGGCAAGGTCACCTTTAAACATGTAAAATTTGGCTATAGGGATGATGTCGTTTTGATGAACGACATCAATCTCCAGCTGAATGCCGGCGATACCATTGCTATTGTAGGCCCTACGGGAGCCGGAAAAACCACGTTGGTCAATCTGCTGATGCGATTTTACGAGCTTCAGGGCGGAACGATAGCCATTGATGGCGTTGATATTAAAAAGATGAGCCGCAGATCCCTGCGAAGGATGTTCGGGATGGTTTTGCAGGATACCTGGCTGTTCCATGGCAGCATAAGGGACAATATTGCCTACGGGCGTTTGGATGCCAGCCTAGATGAGGTAGTAAGCGCAGCCAAAGCCGCCCGTGCCGACCATTTTATCCGAACCTTGCCCCAGGGTTACGACACGATATTGGAAGCGGACGGCTCAAATATATCCCAGGGACAAAAACAGCTTTTGACGATTGCCAGAGCCATTCTCGCTAATCCATCCATTTTGATTTTGGATGAAGCCACCTCCAGTGTGGATACGAAAACGGAAGCTGAAATTCAAAAAGCAATGAGCAATCTGATGAAAGGGCGGACCAGCTTCGTAATTGCACACAGATTGTCCACTATCCGCGATGCGGATTTGATTTTGGTGATGCAAAATGGAACGATTATTGAACAGGGAAAACATCAGCAGCTGCTGGAACACCAAGGATTTTATGAACAGCTTTACAACAGCCAGTTTGCCAACAAGGTCTTGCTGGAAGGATAATAAATCCTTCTCTGTGTTCTCTGCGGATCTCTGTGCCCTCTGCGTTTAACGCTCTTTATACACTCTTTTCTAAAAAAAGCTCAGGAATACTACATTCCTGAGCTTTTTGACATCACTTATACAATTAATCTTCGATCAACTACATCCCAGTCAATATTTTTAAAGAAAGTTTCCAGATACTCTGGTCTTTTTAAACCAAAATCCATCATATACGAATGTTCCCAGGCATCTAATACTAACAACGGCTTATAATCTGCGGGAATCTCAGCCTGATGTTCATCAAGCCAAAGATTATTTAATTTACCACTGCTGTGATCCTGACACAATACGGCCCAGCCAACACCAGGAATACTTGCAGTCGTCTTAAAATCTTCTGCCCATGTCTTATAGCTGCCAAAATTCTCGGTCAATTTTTCGATTAAACAGGATCTACGATTCATCTCGCTCTGACCGCCTAAGTTTTCAAAATACAGTTCATGCAAACGCATATCATTCGATTGCCAGCTCAAACAACGCTTAAGACTCGCATACTCAGGGGTGTCTTCCTGTCCTTGTGCTGCTAATCCTTCAAGGTTGGCTGCAATTCGATTCCGATTTTCCACAAGTTCATGATACAAGGCAAAATGATGGTGCAGTAAGGTTTCACTAAAGCCTTGCATTCCTAAAAGATGGTCAAAATCTTGTACTTGATAAGACATGTTTCTTCCCCTCACTTAAAGTATTTTCACAGTGCACATACGTTCTTTTTCTATGCAGTAAAATTGTAATTCACTGCATTCGTTATAGTTTTCGTCTTTATTATATGTTATTATTTCTGTATTATATCATCTTAAAAGCGGCATTGCTTCCCCTATACAGCATTTATACAGTATACTTTATCAGAGGAATCATTTGACATTGTGCTATAATGAAAACAATTATCAATACGCTCAAGGAGGACAATGATGGAGGTTTTAAAATCTGCAGGCTATTTTATCTTGGCTGGTTTATTTGAAATCGGCGGCGGTTATTTAATATGGCTTTGGCTGCGGGAGGGAAAAGGAATTAGCTATGCAGTGTGGGGCGCTATTATTCTAGTGTTATACGGCGTCATCCCTACATTACAGCCAGCCAGCTTTGGTCGGGTGTACGCTGCCTATGGAGGCGTTTTTATCGTACTTTCCATTCTTTGGGGGTGGGGCATTGATAAAATTCCCCCAGATCGATTTGATATTATTGGCGGCCTCATTTCACTGGCAGGCGTCCTGATTATTATGTACTGGCCCAGATGATGGAAGCGCTCTTAATCACATTGTCATTGCGAGCACTAATCTCTCCCTTGCTAGGAATAGAACGATTTAACCGCAGAGACGCAGAGGACGCTGAGAGGGATTTTTACCCTATCTTTTCTCTGTGTTCTCTGCGTCTCTGCGGTTAAATTATTTTTCCCCCACGCATTTTTTATTTAGGATGGCTTTTCTTGATCATGGCATTAAAAAGTACTTATATTTATAATTTCTGAAACGCCTAAAAAGAAGCTGTCAAATCCTGACAGCTTCTTTTGTGCTAAATACGTATAAATATTTTTCGATTACCGGCTGTTTAAAAATTTTCTCTACAGCTTCTGCATACAGATTGAGCTGCACCGAATAACGGTCAATTAATTCACTGCTATCAGTCACCCAATCCGTCTTATAATCCACTAACACCAAACCATCCGCCTCATCAAACAATACATCGAGAATTCCTTGAATGAAAATACCTTCTCCCGCCCCTACCATATCATCATAAAATTTCTCAGCAGGAAGAACCAGACTAAAGGGCAATTCTCGTCGTACTTTCGGTGAAGCGCATAAGCGCTGACCAAGACTACTTTGGAAAAAGGCTGCCACGCCTTTAATATCCACAATTTCAGCATGTTCCGGCAAGATCATTTCCTTCTTCACCATCGCTGTGATTTGCTCTTTGATACCAGACTCAGACAAATTCCCCTGTAAATCCATCTGCTGCATGATACTATGCATTAACGTGCCTCGTTCTGCACCCGTAAGCCCCACTGACTGCTGAATGAACCTAGGACGCAGAGCAATGGATTTCTTAGCAAAGATTGGCTGGCTGCTGCTTTCTTCCACCTCTGTATCAAAACGCCGTTTGATTTCCGTCACAGACAATTTAGCAGGTTTGCCCACAATATGCTGATAAGCGTACTGCCAACCTAAGGTTTTCTCTACCCAGACAAAATCTTCGCCCCCCTCAACAGGCTGCAGGGTACGGATATTTTCTAACAATGTAGTCGTTTCAGACTGCTCTTCACCCGCCTCCAGCAATTGGCTGCGGGAATAAATATCCACCTTCCACGCTGACAGATCATCAGCAAAAATGTGGCTGGGCTCTTGTTCACATTCCCCATATTCTCGAAGAAGTGCTCCCCCCTCATGCCGTGCCACAGCGGGACATAGCCAATCCAAATAATTGCCAGCCCCTGCAATCATTGCATCTGGCAGAGTAGGCTGAAGACGATCCGTATATTGACACCATCCTGCCGCCTTTTTCGCCAGCTTGCTCACAGAACCTACGAGAATCAGTTTTTCCCTCGCCCTTGTTAAGGCTACGTAGAGAATGCGCAGCTCCTCCGCCTTGGTTTCCATGATGAGCTTATGACGAATGCCATGCCTTGCTAAAGTGGGATACCGAAAACGCAGTTCCGGATTGGTCACATAAGGACCCACCCCTAATATTTTGTGACTCAGTACCAGGGCTTTACTATCCTGCAAATTGATGTTCTTGCCTAAATCAGCCACAAATACCAGAGGGAATTCCAGCCCTTTACTCTTGTGGATACTCATAATTCGTACCACATCTTCACTTTCTCCCAAAGCCCTGGCAACGGCAAGGTCAGAACCTTTGTCCTGCATCCGCTCGACAAAGCGCAAAAAGCGAAATAAACCGCGAAAATTTGTCGATTCATATTGACGAGCCCGATCATACAGCGCCCGCAAATTTGCTTGCCGCAGCATTCCA
Proteins encoded in this window:
- a CDS encoding polysaccharide deacetylase family protein — encoded protein: MISRRRFIKGCISAIVAVSGSQLLFQAPTSSGSGNRNIPVLVYHRVGYTTDALTVTPERFSSDLDSLQERGYYSISLEQFQNFLDDRNVEMPERPVLITFDDGYLDNFEHAYPILRKHGMVGSFFVITDMLWTQDRLSPENIVEMSQGGMSFGSHTMTHRDLGALDPEAIRDELVNSKAALESVLGKTVNGIAYPRGSYNETVVNIAKEVGYVTGLTVREGICIKESPDLELRRIPIFKYDSGIIHVIANRGQMNL
- a CDS encoding ABC transporter ATP-binding protein; protein product: MLKLFKFLKPYQISVATVLLFTFIETLGTLYVPTLTADIVNNGVTQGNIPYIIKTGVFMLLVAIFTAGTAVLNSRLSANISSGFARDIRKALFMKAQALSINDFHKIGTASMITRTTSDVTLIGQTTVMLMQMLLPAPVMAVAGLFLAFSKDKGIALIIVATMLIFLLIAALLGKKIIPLFKFIQIKMDNITRILREIIIGVRVIRAFNRENHEKNKIDTAVTDYAANSIRINKMIATLLPVVMLVINMGIISILWLGGRRVADGQMQVGDIMALIEYCSLILFFLIMGTMMFMYIPRAQACAERIDEVLSMTPEITDKSSNSHPRGDYAHIEFRNVSFRYSNAAEPILSNLSFESKSGEVTAIIGGTGSGKSTIANLIPRFFEIESGSILINGTNIRNFSQKELRDKIGFVPQKAFLFSGTIADNIRDGKANATQAEIEQAAQIAQADGFIRELKNGYQAYVAQGGNNLSGGQKQRLTIARALIRKPEIYIFDDSFSALDLKTDAMLRRALKKEIGRATVIMVAQRISTIMEADRILVLEDGIITGTGQHQELMQNCQVYRQIAASQLSEAELASS
- a CDS encoding ABC transporter ATP-binding protein, coding for MENSTNQLIESTDNTFDDAIERAKNVKAATIRLIKLLARQRGKLLLILLSVLISAALSIAAPLVMGKAVDQLYEGIKSAAAAETAFQVSINTMGGTIGILLLIYLATSLFNYFEEYIMASVSQQLTLSMRKELSGKLNRLPLKYFDSHSKGDLLSRVTNDIERIADSLQEGLIKFITSVVTIFASLIIMTFISPILTSIVITTLGLSLFVTTRFSHKIEGYFADNQKNLGELNGKIEEIYTGQLIIKAFSKESDTLKAFQAANEKLYDANRKAQFSVYAIDPLIRFLGRIGYVIIAVVSGIFAVQGTMSLGNILAFLRYVGNCSEPMTEISYILNMLQSAVASAERIFEVMDEEEERPEQVLDEPLKSPKGKVTFKHVKFGYRDDVVLMNDINLQLNAGDTIAIVGPTGAGKTTLVNLLMRFYELQGGTIAIDGVDIKKMSRRSLRRMFGMVLQDTWLFHGSIRDNIAYGRLDASLDEVVSAAKAARADHFIRTLPQGYDTILEADGSNISQGQKQLLTIARAILANPSILILDEATSSVDTKTEAEIQKAMSNLMKGRTSFVIAHRLSTIRDADLILVMQNGTIIEQGKHQQLLEHQGFYEQLYNSQFANKVLLEG
- a CDS encoding superoxide dismutase — encoded protein: MSYQVQDFDHLLGMQGFSETLLHHHFALYHELVENRNRIAANLEGLAAQGQEDTPEYASLKRCLSWQSNDMRLHELYFENLGGQSEMNRRSCLIEKLTENFGSYKTWAEDFKTTASIPGVGWAVLCQDHSSGKLNNLWLDEHQAEIPADYKPLLVLDAWEHSYMMDFGLKRPEYLETFFKNIDWDVVDRRLIV
- a CDS encoding YnfA family protein; translated protein: MEVLKSAGYFILAGLFEIGGGYLIWLWLREGKGISYAVWGAIILVLYGVIPTLQPASFGRVYAAYGGVFIVLSILWGWGIDKIPPDRFDIIGGLISLAGVLIIMYWPR